CCCCGCCGTGCATGTTCTGGCTCTGGGCTGCAGCTCCCCTGTCCGGCCTGGGCCCCAACTCAGCAGCTGGCCAACTGCACGCCCATCGGCCAAGACCCGCTGGCAAGGGAGGCGGCCATGGGCCACAGGGCAGCGCACAGCCCAGGGACCAGGGACCAGGACAAGGCCCTGCTGGGTGACACGGGGCTGGGCTCCTTACTGCAGAGGACGCGGCCACGGAGGGCTGCACACAGGGACAGCGCCGTTTCGTTTGGATCTGCTTAGTCATCATGGAGCAACTTGATGCCAGCGAGGAAGAGAGACCCGCCGCTCTGAAAGCTTGTGGGCGCTGCAGGGGGCATTCTGGACCCCCACAGGCCAGGGCCCAGGACCCAGCACTGACACTTCCTCCTGCCCCTACCCAATCTCTGGAAACGGGGCTTAAGGGCTCCCGTCTGCAAACTGTGTCCTCCTGTTGTTGTCACAGTCAGGCTCTTGGCCTGGGGAGTGACATGATGGGGTCTCCTGCAAATGGGGGAGCCCACCCAGCAGCCAGGCTCAGCTAGTCCCAAACCCTCAGCCACAGTCGCTAGGGCCTACCGGCCCAGGCAGGGCCCCCTCCGTGGGCCGCAGGACGGCTCTGTCCCACAGGCTCCAGCCCTCCCCAGCTGTGTGCCCTGGGCAAGCCATGCTCCTCGGCTGAGAGGCTGTGAACAGGAGTGGGACAGGGCCAGCCACACGGAAGGTCAATAAAACGGCAGTTACTCCCAGGGCCTGTGGTCCCAGCCTGCGTGCTTACGGCCCcgggggagaagagaagaggcagACCGCACAAGCGAGGGTGCGCCTACACCAAGCTTTATTGCTCAAAACGCAAGCCGAACACTGCGAGAAACAAGGACCCCAAGACGACAGAGTCCAGACCCATGGAGGCGGGAACAGAACCGGGCGGTCTGGCCCCTTCTGCCACCCGGACGGATGTTCCTTGTGAGGCGGCACCCCACACTAAGGGATGGGGTCACTACTCTGAGACTGCTTCGCCGGGCTCGCTGGGAACCCCGGGCACGTGACAGGTCCGACCCGGCCGATGACTCGGGCTGGAGGGTCTGCGCCTGCCTCGAGAGCCCACTCGACCTGATGGGGTAGAGGTGCAGCCTTCCTGGACACAgccagcctctccccctgcagAAGGAAGCCCCGCCAGCAAGGCCTGTGCAGCGGGGTCAGGAGGGCTGGGCAGAAGTGACCCCCGCATCCCACTGCCTCGGTAAGAATGAGCcaagaggggcaggcagggcccTTGCTCCTCTGGGGAGGTAGACAGGTCTTGTAGCACACGCAgaacacacgcacacgcacaccccCACCCGCCTGGAGAGTATAGAACCCAGAGCCCTTTGAACCCAGCGCTTGCTTGAGAAAGGTGGTCCCAGGGGACCCCTGAAGGCACGTGTCCCACCAGGCCGGCCAGCTGCTgtgccctggggctcagcctggtGGGCTCTCTGGAAGGCCGCTGAGGGCCgctgctgagcagaagccctgTGACATGTCCCTCCCTCGGTCCAACACTGACAAGcacagcgcccccccccccccccgaggggAGCTGTCTCCGGGAAGCAAGGATTTGGACACAGCCCTAGGGCTGCTTTGAACAAAGCAGGGTTGGGGCGGAGCTCAGGGCTGGGAGCTGGCACAGCTAGGGTCctgggagaaggaagagcagagcTAGACCTTTTCCACACCAACCCATCTGTGCCCACTGCCGCCCGGGCTTGGCCAGGCCCCATCGGACAGGCCTAGCGGCTGGGGGCTGGTCCCTTGAGCAGAGCCGTCCACGGGCCGAGGCGGACACACGCATGGGACACCGGAATGCTGGCGTGGAGGGAGGCCGGGGGCGATGGCGCACAGCCCAGGCAGGGCCGCCTCCTCGCACCGTCCGCACAGGCCTTGCTCCCAGGTGGTCCGGGTACAGCTCATGGTGGTGGAGGCAGCTCTGGTCTCTGCCCAGCTCTCAAAGGCAAGAAACTCCCCGAAGGCAGGGTCGGGGGGTAGGCCGGCAGCAATATTGGTGGGTTGAACTCAGCCCTATGAACTCGGTTGGGCCACGGCTGACGTGGCAGGACCACACCAGAAAGATGGACAAACAGACCCACAGGACAAAGGAGAGCCTACCCTCCTCACTTCCTCAGCACCAGGGCCTTGCGGGTTGGAGGGAGAACCTGGAGGCCCAGGCCAGAACCCAGAAGTATGCTGGACGGCTTGTGCAAGCTTCCGGGGAACCGGGGGAGGGAGCAGTCCCTGGCTGTCCAGCCACTGCCAAGGTGGCTGTTCTGGACACTCAGGAAGCATCTCGGGAGTGCTGTGGGCTCGCATGGAGAACAGAGAGGCGGGGAGGAACCTGGGCAGTGGTAGGTGCCTGGGCATGGGCCACGGCACCGCTGTCCCGATGACAGGTAGACAGAGGGGGCCCAGATGACTCAGCCTACAAGTTACTTTCTTGCCTGGAGAGCCAAGTGGAGGCTCACTCTGCCCAATGCCCGGGCCCAGGGTGACATGGCTCCCCGCTCGGCACAGGCCCAGCATCTGTGGGGGAAGCCCCACCCAAGCCTTCAGCAGGTCGCGGGGACTCCGCTGGCGGTGGGCGTCCGGAAATGCACTCGGCAGCATGTTTCCAGCTGAGCCGAGCCGGCTGGGAGGAGCAGGACCAGGCAAGCCCCgccctgcctccagccctgcGGCCTGGGTCACCCTGGAGGCTGCCCGCTGTCACCGCCAGTCTTCTTGCTGCGGGCGGAGGCCCAGGGCCGGGAGACACCAAGCTAGAGGGAGGAGAAGACAGAATAGGACTCCAGGTGTAGGGGCTGGTGGGAGCCAAAGGCTCCTCTTCCAGGATGTCCTCCAGGGCCAGTGCCCCAGGCCTCATCCCTGCAGGACATGTCCGCACTGAACCAGAGCGGCGAGCAGGGGCTCACATTACAGCTCCCCCTCCAGGGTGTCCGTGAGCTTCTCCTCGTCcacctgctgcttctgctgctggaTCCTGGCATAGGAGATCGCATCGCCCCTGGGGAGAGAGCACGTCAGCATCACAGAGGGGAGTGACCCCAGGCACACAGCCCTCCCTGCCGCCACCAGATCCCTAGCCTGTGACCAAGGCACAACCTGCAGGGACACGCTACGGGGCTCTGCTTTCCCCAGAGACCCTGCTGCTCAGAGGACAGACACGTCCTCCTCTAAGTGTGACACAGGCTCTCCCGAGCCACAGACCTGCCATCCCTGCTGTCGGCTGAGGCGAGGCACAGCCAGGCCACCAGAAGCCGGTGAACCCTCCCACTCTCATTTCCTAGAGCTGAACACCCTGGGGACGCTGATGAGCGTCGCTGAcaacctctgtgcctcagtttctgcaaGGGGTAACAGGGGCCCCACTTGGACCATCCTCCCTGAGAGACTTCAGGAGGCGGGATGTCAGGATTCCTCCCGGGGGCCGGGAGAGGCACACGCACTTTTTGCCCAGAGCGGAGAGTCCATACAGCACGCCGGTGGCGAACGCAATGGCATTGCCCAGCAGCGTGGTCAGGGTCAGGCTGATGACGATGGGAATGACGGCCATCCTACGAGAAAGACAGAGGTCAAGGGGGTGCTCCTGCCCTGTGGCTGCCTCACCGCTTCCAGACCCCATTCCCAGACACCAGGGCTGGGAAGGGTCCCTGGCAATGTCCCGACACCAGTTCACGGCCAGGCTTCGGAAAGCCCTTAGACACATGTGCATTTGTCTGCGGAATCCTGTGTACTTTCTGGGGAGAGGACGGAAGCCTTCGTCAGATCGTTCAAAAGGTCTGAGGTACCCAAAGGGCGAAACAGCACTGGGAGAGTCCGTCTCCCTTTCCAGAAAACAGGCCGACCAGAAAATCTCAGGTCAGTCCAGCCCCTAGTGGCTTCCGACTCGGCAAGTTCCCGAACTCCTCCCGTGGTAAGGACGCGATGCCCGGAACAGCGTCAGCACCAAACACACGGCCGCTCGCTGGACTGCGGTAAACCGGCCACATCCCCTGGGACGGAGCCCAAAGCTGCAAGCGCACAAGGCATGGGGTTTCCAGGTTGCCAGGTTCCCAGTGGGAGCAGCCCCAGCTCCGGCGGGTCCAGACCTCCGTCTGGCGCCACCTGGCGGCAGGTGTCCGCTCTGGCTCCAGCAGCCGCGGGGCTGAGTCAGGGGCCGGCTGGGATTCCCAGGCCAGGAAGACGCCGTGCCTGGAGGGCTCTCTGTCCTGGGCTTCCCTGGGCCGGGCCCTGCCCAGAGGCCTCCCCTGCCCAGGCGCACCCTGTACACAGAGAAGGTAAGACTGGGCGGCCCGCTGAATTCCACCTGACGCTTTCAGGAGGGACAAGTGATGGTGAGGTTTTACCGTGGTCATAAAACCCCGAAGtaacagaagaaaaggagaaatgacaCATGCACGGAAAGACCGCGGGGACAATCTTCCGTCACGACGGAGGcaaacaggctggaagaacatCTACGAGAGTGTAGCGAAGCGCCGGGAGGCCTTCCCGCGGGAGGGGAGAGCTCTCTAAGTAGAGCGCTGGGAGGCCAATAGGTAAAAAAGCGAACTAGACCATTCCCAAAAAAGAAAACGCAGTCAGCAGAAACGTCTGAAAAAAACATCTCACCTCCCCGACCACGGACACAGATGTAAAATGGTGCCCAGCCCCGGGAGGCCGGAGAGGGACAGAAACTCGGATCAGCTCTTCGGGAAGCAAGGTCGCCGCGTACTGAAGCCTCTCCGGTGACCATGACCTCTGACCTAGTAGGTGCCCGCTGCGAATACATCCCGAGAGGAGCGTCACAGGAAGGGTTCTGGCACGTTGCCGGCTGCCACGACGGGATCTGATTTGGACCCCGGTTTACCAATTAAGAAAAGCATGATGTGCGCAATGTGGTAAGCACTCCCGTCATTATAAGTAACATCATAAAGTCTTTGTGGTGACCCTGAAATGTTTACATCACGatacaaagtggaaaaaaagcGGGACAAATTTACTTAGAACGGTTATAACCATGGCAGAAACAGGTTTAAAAAGCCGCCTGCAGAGTCGCAGACCAAAGCTGACCAAAAGGTTCCAAGTAGTGGGGCtccaatattttccaaatcatTTGTAGCGAACAGAGGTTACTGTTCGTGTTTTTAAAATActcctcttaaaaataaagactgagGCAAAGGACATGACGGCAGGCAGCACGGAGACCCCGCATTCCTCTGTGGCAGAGACCAGGTTTCCCTAGAGCTAGGGCTCTAGCACGAATGAATGTGTGTCTGGTCTTGTCACAACCACTGGcctcgggggcacctgggggctcagtcagtcaggcctctgccttcatgaccccagggtcctgggatcgagtaccgagtcaggctctgtgctcggcggggagcctgcttctccctctccctctcctgccgcCCCTGCTtctacactctctctttctctctccgtcaaataagtaaataaaatctaaaaaaaaaaaaaaaaaaaaaaaaaaaccactggctTTCACAAAAGGAAGAAACCTCTAGAATAAACATCTCCGTTTTTCTTTCAAAGACAACCTAAATCCGAGTAACTGCTG
This is a stretch of genomic DNA from Mustela lutreola isolate mMusLut2 chromosome 12, mMusLut2.pri, whole genome shotgun sequence. It encodes these proteins:
- the LOC131813264 gene encoding uncharacterized protein LOC131813264, translating into MLPSAFPDAHRQRSPRDLLKAWVGLPPQMLGLCRAGSHVTLGPGIGQSEPPLGSPGKKVTCRLSHLGPLCLPVIGTAVPWPMPRHLPLPRFLPASLFSMRAHSTPEMLPECPEQPPWQWLDSQGLLPPPVPRKLAQAVQHTSGFWPGPPGSPSNPQGPGAEEVRRVEWALEAGADPPARVIGRVGPVTCPGFPASPAKQSQSSDPIP